The following proteins are encoded in a genomic region of Silene latifolia isolate original U9 population unplaced genomic scaffold, ASM4854445v1 scaffold_79, whole genome shotgun sequence:
- the LOC141640374 gene encoding cytochrome P450 CYP72A219-like, giving the protein MEFMLVFSTLFVIAITFVAWHFIYSLWLRPKKLEHFLRKQGFGGNSYRPINGDLVEINQMTQSALSKPMSPLSHDLMSRLAPFAQKMVDLHGMNSFVWYGRKPKVNIMKPELIREIFTKHDVFCKQPPGTRSGFGLVLRDGEDWARVRRIINPAFHMDKLKNMLPLMNVSVDAMLRKWEEMRDSKGTIEMDVYTSLTDMAGDVITRTAFGSSYEEGKKLFELEHTSLCLKFELMKSIYNYIPGWRYVPTMTKRKVKKIDEQTRGLAKEMVDSRKRGIKEGENASKDDLLSIMLESNEKDIEEHGVGLTMQELIAECRLFLLAGKDTTASLLTWTLVLLTQHQDWQSKAREEVLQHFGKDKIPDFEGLTSLKVVTMILHETLRFYPPVPGLSRVIAKDSKLKNFSLLREMEVNIPTILIHRDEEIWGSDANEFNPSRFSKGVASASNVQGSFLPFGGGPRICIGQNFALMEAKLALARILQRFSFQLSPSYVHSPVPLVGLVPQYGAPLILYKI; this is encoded by the exons ATGGAGTTTATGTTAGTTTTCTCAACGCTCTTTGTGATAGCCATAACATTTGTGGCATGGCATTTCATTTATTCTCTATGGCTAAGACCAAAAAAGTTGGAACATTTCTTAAGAAAACAAGGGTTTGGAGGAAACTCATACCGTCCGATCAATGGCGATTTAGTCGAAATCAACCAGATGACACAATCCGCACTCTCCAAGCCTATGTCGCCATTGTCACATGACCTTATGTCTCGTCTCGCGCCGTTTGCTCAAAAAATGGTTGATTTACATG GAATGAATTCGTTTGTGTGGTACGGGAGGAAACCTAAAGTCAACATAATGAAGCCGGAACTTATCAGGGAAATATTCACCAAGCATGACGTGTTTTGCAAGCAACCTCCAGGAACACGTTCAGGTTTTGGTCTAGTGTTGCGTGATGGTGAAGATTGGGCAAGAGTTAGAAGAATAATTAACCCTGCCTTCCATATGGACAAACTAAAG AATATGTTGCCTTTGATGAACGTAAGTGTGGACGCAATGTTACGTAAATGGGAAGAAATGCGAGATTCAAAAGGGACGATTGAGATGGATGTGTATACTTCTTTGACCGATATGGCCGGTGATGTAATTACAAGAACAGCTTTCGGTAGCTCTTATGAAGAAGGAAAGAAGTTATTTGAGCTTGAACATACAAGTTTATGTCTCAAGTTTGAGTTGATGAAATCCATCTATAATTATATACCCGGTTGGAG GTACGTTCCTACTATGACAAAACGAAAGGTAAAGAAAATAGATGAACAAACTCGAGGATTAGCGAAGGAGATGGTAGATAGTAGGAAAAGGGGTATTAAAGAAGGGGAGAATGCATCAAAAGATGACTTGCTAAGTATAATGTTAGAGTCGAACGAAAAGGATATAGAAGAGCATGGAGTTGGACTTACCATGCAGGAACTTATTGCGGAGTGTCGCTTATTTCTCTTGGCGGGTAAGGATACAACCGCATCTTTGTTAACTTGGACGTTGGTGTTGTTAACCCAACATCAAGATTGGCAAAGTAAAGCACGAGAGGAGGTTTTGCAACACTTTGGAAAAGACAAGATTCCTGATTTTGAGGGTCTTACTTCTCTTAAAGTG GTGACCATGATACTCCATGAAACACTAAGGTTCTACCCTCCAGTCCCCGGTCTTTCTCGGGTCATTGCGAAGGATAGCAAATTAAAGAATTTTTCTCTATTACGCGAAATGGAGGTGAATATTCCAACAATTCTTATACATAGAGATGAAGAAATTTGGGGTAGTGATGCAAATGAATTCAATCCATCAAGATTTTCAAAGGGAGTAGCAAGTGCTAGCAATGTCCAAGGATCATTTTTACCTTTTGGTGGCGGCCCTAGAATATGTATTGGACAAAACTTTGCACTAATGGAGGCTAAGCTTGCCTTAGCCAGAATTCTTCAACGCTTTTCCTTCCAACTTTCTCCATCTTATGTTCATTCCCCTGTACCACTCGTGGGTCTAGTGCCTCAATATGGTGCACCTCTTATTTTATACAAAATTTAG